From the Anaeromyxobacter dehalogenans 2CP-1 genome, the window AGGTCGAGTCGGCCCTTCGCTCCGGTGAGCTGTGCCTTTCCACGGTCAACGAGCTGGCGAAGGTGCTCACCCCTGAGAACCGCGCCGAGGTGCTGCCGCGGTTCTTCGGGCTCTCACGCCGGGACGCGGAGGCGGTCGCGGCGGCGCTCCGGCCGGCGGCGGTGGTGCCGGAGCGCGAGGTCGTCACCGTCATCCGCGCAACCGGGCCCGCGCCGCGGGCGCTCGCCCTCGTCGCGGCACCCTCCCCGGCCTCGGCGCCGCCCGGCCATTCGGTTCATCCGGATGAACCACCGCGGTCAGTGATTCACCCGGGTGAACCGCCTTCCCTCGTGACCACCGGGGGGTCGTCCACGCTGCCGGCGGCGCCACCGCCACCTCGCGAGACCGTGAAGCCGCTCGACGCGGAGGTCGCGCGCCTGCACCTCACCGTCTCGCGGGCGTTCCTCGACAAGCTCGAGGCCGCGACCGACGCGCTCGGGCACGCGTGCCCGGTCGGGAACGCGGCAGAGATCCTCGAGCGCGGGCTGGACCTCGTCCTCGCCCAGCGGGCGAGGCGTCACGGCCTGGTCGAGAAGCCGCGCAGGAGCCGCGGTCCGTCCCGAGCCGACCTCGTCCCGGCGGAGGTGAAGCGGGAGGTGTGGCGGCGCGCGGGTGGCCGCTGCGAGTGGACGCTCGAGTCCGGCGAGCGCTGCGGCTGCCGGCGCCGGCTCGAGTACGATCACGTCCAGCCCCTCGCGCTGGGGGGCGCCTCGACGATCGACAACGTCCGGCTCGTCTGCCGGCCGCACAACGTCCTCGCGGCACGGCACGTCTTCGGAGACGCGCTGATGGACCGCTACACCGCGCCTACAGGTCCGTGCTCCGCAGCACCGCGCCGTTCGCGGCGTTCGTGACGAGGTGCGCGTAGCGGCGGAGCCAGGACGAGCCGGGGTCGCGCCGCTTCGGCCGGAAGCCCGCGCGGCGCCGCGCCAGCTCGGCGTCGGAGACGTCCACCGTCAGCGCGCGCGCCTCCACGTCGATGGTGATCCGGTCGCCGTCCTGCACCAGGCCGATCACGCCGCCCTCGGCGGCCTCGGGGGAGACGTGGCCGACGCAGGCGCCGCGGGTCGCGCCGGAGAAGCGGCCGTCGGTGACGAGCGCCACGCTCTCGCCCAGGCCCATGCCCATGATGAGCGACGTGGGGGAGAGCATCTCCTGCATGCCGGGCCCGCCCTTCGGCCCCTCGTAGCGGATCACCACGAAGTGCCCGGGCTTCACCTTGCCGCCCATGATCCCGGCGATGGCCTCGTCCTGCGAGTCGAAGCAGATCGCCGCGCCGGTGAACCTGCGCATCGAGGGCTGGATGCCGGCGGTCTTCACCACCGCGCCCTCGATGGCGAGGTTCCCGAACAGCACCGCCAG encodes:
- a CDS encoding HNH endonuclease; the encoded protein is MDTARQLADDLARLLRHEHGAMADFLLALARFDERQRWRELGHTSLFYFLHRELKLSKGAAQNRKTAAELIQAFPEVESALRSGELCLSTVNELAKVLTPENRAEVLPRFFGLSRRDAEAVAAALRPAAVVPEREVVTVIRATGPAPRALALVAAPSPASAPPGHSVHPDEPPRSVIHPGEPPSLVTTGGSSTLPAAPPPPRETVKPLDAEVARLHLTVSRAFLDKLEAATDALGHACPVGNAAEILERGLDLVLAQRARRHGLVEKPRRSRGPSRADLVPAEVKREVWRRAGGRCEWTLESGERCGCRRRLEYDHVQPLALGGASTIDNVRLVCRPHNVLAARHVFGDALMDRYTAPTGPCSAAPRRSRRS